TTTGAAAGCAGTATTTTCCTGGATGAAGGAACTGCTGAAATTGTAGAAGTGTAGAAGTGAAAAACCATACGAGGTTTGAatctaaaaattttcataattggtTGGTAAATGTAAGATTAATTGGTTTACAGATAAAACCTGTTAGAGATAGCATGACAGAGGCATTGCAATTATGGAAAAAAATTTCTGGCAAAGGAGGAGATGGATCTCCAGATGGCAAGACACCCTCTCGTGGTAGGCATGCCCCTACTGTTTTGTTCTTctaaatgataattaaattatgcatTGTTTCTCTCACTAGTTGGTTTTCATTGTGCATGATATTTCAGATGGTGAAACTCCTGAACTAGGTAAATTGTCTGACAAAAATGGTCTGCAAAATCTAAATCCCAGTGAAAGGGGATCAGAGCAAGCAGCTAAGAATTTATCTAATGGTTCTTCCCCTTCTTCAGATTCTGTTTCTAAAGCCAGAGGTGGTAGCATTTCAGAAAAAGCAGTTGTAATATTGAAGAAGAAAGCACCTGCCCTTACTGACAAGGACCTAAACCCAGAATTCTTCCAGAAACTTGAAACAAGGGGTTCTGGTGAATTGCCTGTAGAAGTAGTTGTTCCTCGTAGATATGTCAGTTCTTCGAATGCAAACAACGAGGAAGAACCAGATCCAAATGATACCGAATTAAGGGGAAGATCAAATCGCATTGAAAATACCCAATCTGATGATTTTCATGGATCTTCCAACAGCAAATTCCGTAATATAGAGAGAGTCAGTGCTTCTGCCTATTCTAAACAACGAGGTCATGATGAAATTGCACGTGATAAGTGGCCTGAAGAGAGGGTAAATGGAAAAGAGCCTAGAATGAGAGCATTTGATGGCGATGACAGGATTGATACTAATCAGAGGGAGTCATCTGGCAATCGTGTGGGTTTCTCCAAAACTGATGCTCAATCTGAAGGATCCTTCATCAATAACAAAGGAAGTTGGTTGGCAATCCAGAGGCAGCTATTGCAGCTGGAGAGACAACAAGCTCATCTGATGAACATGCTTCAGGTATAACCAATTTAAGCATCAATAAAATAGTTACCATACATAATtttctaagagcattggcaatggtttttttatcttcatatgtaaaattacatgttttgaagattgattttgaatatgaagaaaaattcctacattggattatgtattttttgatcaaataataataaaataataaagagagagaagagaaaaaagaaaagagagaaaaagagagaaaagagagagttgggagacgagagaaaaaacaataaaataatatttgaagaaggaaaaggacATCTTCAAACATGAATAACGATTGCtcatagttatttaaaattatgaagataaataaaccaatgtagatgaaattgtggcaagtttattcaaatttgacttcaaaaatgaagatgaataaACCATTGCTAGTGCTCTAAATGATTTGTAACTTCACCTTGTAGGGTTTCATGGGTGGCTCTCATGATAGCATGGTAACTTTAGAGAATAGAGTAAGGGGTCTTGAGCGAGTTGTTGAAGACATGGCACAGGACTTGTCAATATTCTCTGGTAGAAGAGGTGGTAATTTTGCAATGGGATTTGAGGGATCTTCTAATAGGCCTCTGGGAAAGTATAGTGGTTTCCCCGAGTATTCTAGTGCCAAATTTGGAAGGGGTGGTGATGGGCGAATTCCATTTGGAGAAAGAATTCCCCAGTCTGATGGAATGACTTTGAGCATGAGAGGAAGGGGCCCTCCTTGGAGATCTGACATGTCTGAGGCCTGGGATTTTCCTGCATCCAGTGCTTccagaaatgggcagattggcTCAAGGAGAGCTCTTGGTGGCAGTAGTATGGATGGTAGGTCACCAAAATCGGAACATGAGAGTGATCAGGGTGGTACCAGGAGAGCTTGGGACAAAGGAACTGGACCTGTTAGGCTTGGTGAGGGGCCTTCTGCAAGAAGTGTTTGGCAGGCCTCGAAGGATGAAGCTACACTGGAAGCGATTCGGGTAGCTGGGGAGGACAGTGGAACTTCTCAGACGGCAAGAGTAGCTATCCCTGAAATGACTGCAGAAGCTTTGGGGGATGATAGTGTTGGCCATGACCGGGATCCAGTGTGGACTTCTTGGAGTAACGCAATGGATGCTCTTCAAGTGGGTGATGTGGATTCTGCCTATGCTGATGTTTTGTCTACAGGGGATTCTTACTTGCTTGTAAAGCTAATGGACAGATCAGGTCCTGTGCTTGACCAACTCTCGAACGAAGTAGCAAGTGAGATCTTGCTTGCTGTTGCACAATTTTTACCGGAGCAGAACCTTTTTGACTTATGTTTATCTTGGATTCATCAGGTATGTTTTTCTTAGATCTTTACGTATTGAAGCTGCTCAATGTGGGAAATTTGTGTTTTCTATTCTTATTCCTTGACTTGCTAggtttcatcaattttttattttggcaaCGTATCATCTAATGTGGTACTTTAGGTTCTGGGGGAAAATTCTGACCAAGTAAAATTTCCCCCATGCCTATCTAGCTATAAGTTGTAGTTTGAATGCAAATTATAGGGTTGTAATTAGTGAATTCCTTGAGACGAAATTTGACAGTACCCAATATTattgaacttatcaaaatattaacatttttagtgtttttttttttatttaaccttATTTTTAGCTTTAGGGAACCTTAATACTTCGTGGTTTCTTACCATTTATATAGCTGATGGAAGAAGATAGAACCTTAAGTAGGTGGAAGAaacacaaatttatttattctaacCCCAGCTCTATTCTTCACCTTTTAACAATGTTTATTATGTTGAATTTTAGGCCATTAGAATCTGAATCTTTTACTTAATCAATAACTTGTGGTTTTGCAATAACTGTCAAAGTAGAATCCCCAAAATGCTTCACGTTGTAATTCAACATAGTGCATTTTTGCAATATTGTTAGAGTCACAAATATGGCTCGATCAGACTGTTAATAATTACTCAAGCTTGTGCCCATGAATATTTTATAGCCTTACTTCCCAAACATATTACCTGCTTAGTTTTCTGTTTATCCATAGCTTTACCTCTACTCCAGAGGATTGGGAAGAAAGTATGGTTTTCTACCTCACGGAGTTAGCTAGTGAAACTTCTTATTACTCGATACTCATGCTAACTGTTTCTTTCTAAGCAAAGGGTTTCCttactatatattttaattctttccatgTGGCGAGAAATGCCTGATTCATTATGCATTGTGTTCAGTTGGTGGAAATGGTACTGGAAAATGGACCCCATGTTTTGAGTATTCCCATGGATGTGAAGAAGGAGCTTGTGATGAATTTAAATGAAGCTTCTTCAACAATGGATCCACCTGAGGACTGGGAAGGTGCAACGCCTGACCAACTCTTGTTGCAGTTGGCATCAGCCTGGGGAGTTAATCTGCAGCAGCAGAAGTAGTCTCCAGTTAACAGCCTATTGGTAATGGAATACTGTACTAAATATGCAGACTTTTCTTTGGGTATTTCGGtatatatctcatttttttagCATAAGTTGAATGGAATTTTGAGTGAATGAACAACACATTTCGATTGCACATTATGCAATAGAGTTATTGATTGAAGTTGGATTTGCAATGGTTTTTCTTAGTAAGTCTTGATTGAATCACACTGGCTTGGTGGTTCACAGCTTCTCTTGGCCTCGGTGTATAAATCTCGAGTAATGCTattcattatcttttttttttttttttatcctataATATAGCATTAGAtgattagagattatttattatatttcacttatgaacttattatttaatgctacatcatgagatgatgaatagatttatTCATAAAGTTTTATGTTGAGATGATACAGCCAGCCAGTTAACCCACCagagaaatgaaaaaagatGTGAAGTTGGGGTTGAACGCCACATAGAGCTTTAcaagaaagaaagcaaaaagtaaatagaaaaaatatcaacaaaaaTTGAATCATTAAAATAAATGCTCCGTAACTGGAGTTTTGTCCATGGAGAAAAATCTGGAGAAATAAGGCTCCTCCAAAAGTATCATTCTTTGTTTGGACTGCTTCCCTGGGGAAGATACTCACTACAGATAACTTGAGGAAAAGGAGGATTATTATTGCcgactggtgttgcatgtgcaaaaGAGGGGGAGAGTCGGTAGACCATCTCCTTTTACACTGTGATACGGTAAGGGTACTCTGGAATGAGGTATTATCGCGACTGGAtatggcttgggtgatgcctaaaacAGTGGAGGCGGCGCTGGCCAGCTGGTCAAATATAAGGGGCAGAAAACCAATCAAAGagatgtggaagatgatccctctatgcattatgtggtgcgtaTGGCAGGAGCGAAATGAGAGGACCTTTGAGGATCAAGAAAGATCAGTGGAGGAGCTTAAACTGTTATTTTTTAGAACACTTTGTAGCTGGGCCATTgctgtggattttaatggcatggctatgcatgattttcttatctctaatgtgcctacctagttagggcgTTAGTGTTGTAACACTGGCTTTGCTATTGATCAatacaatttgtttatttatcaaaaaaaaaaaaaaaaaaaaatgctccgTAACTGGAGTTAggcttttgtttcttttcgAGAAGCACAATCCTTTATCGTGCATACAGTTACATGGGAACAACTGACTGAAATGGTAAGAACTCTTATATACAGCATATTTGTCCCTAGTGCCTGCCTCCCTCATCCGCCAGAAATACATAGCCACCAAAGTTGCAGCCTCTTTTCAACCCCACACTCCGGCCAGTCTGAAAATATTGCAACATCAAAGTGGCAGAAAATTTTACTATGGTGGAAGCCCGATTTCCAATGAAAAAACCTTTGAAGTTAGTTGCAACCAAATAAATCGTTGGCAAAGATTGTGCTCAAGGTTTGCTAGCACAGAGCTCCATATTCAAAGGGCAAAAGAACCTCAGACCAAAATCCCAGTGTCCTTTGTCGCGACAGACTACTTGGCAGAATACCAGTTTTGAGCGCACTTTGCATCAACCGATAAGTCAACTTTAAGAATATTCTTGCCATTGAAGGGTTTGGACATACACTCAACAACTATGGCCTTTGCGACCTCAGCTGTCTCTGTTGGTCCTTCCAAGATTACTTCATCATGGACCTGTTTTCCAGTGCAATATCCATAAGTTTTCAACGAAACACGCGTGTACTGAGGCCATATGGGAAATCAAATATGGTGCTAGGAcatgaaattaaatgaaatatgaGTTGAAGATTACTCTTAAATTAGCCTCAACATTTCATATAGGGttcttatcaaaagaaaaatatatttcatataaGGCACACTTAGAATAGATGGACAACATAAGAATTCTACTGAGGTCGCTTGGAGTGTAATTTAAAAGTTTCAAACATGACTGGGTACAGGGATCAAACAAGATTTTTCATCTTGGGGAGATATATTAAGGAGTATAAATGGAATTTagattttttcctcttttttttctctctttttggcacgaaaattttaaaaaattggtcACACATGTAAAGGCcaaaactgattttttttttcccccttttttcaGGGGAGCCATGGCCCCTTCAAGGGCATAATGTAGCTCTGGCCCGCAGGTACTTTTACAGGCAATACATTCTAGATGTAAATTCTTCCACGAGTCAAAGCAGAtagaaaagataataaaaaaactgaAGATGTAAAACTCAAGGCATGCAATGAACCTGTAAAAGCAGCTTCCACCCTAGCTCCTTCAACCGTgcattttttgttatttctaaCATGGCGCACATGGCAACATCAGCAGCACTACCCTGTTGCAATATCCTAAATTAGAAACCACTGAGTAGCTGatcaggattttttttttttctggggaGTGGGTGAGGGAAGAGATATCATAGTTTATCTACTAACaattaatatcttttttttttttttttttttttttttttttttttattggcactggatATCCAGGAACAGCATCCCGACATTAGCaattaatatgttttaaatCTATATTACCAATCCCAGATCTGATGTTTTTTAAGCAATGTGGCTaacaatttctattttttgataattattaagaattttattacgaagaataggcacagcccaagtacacaagaagtatacaaagaAAATACCTATTACACACTAGAAAGCAGGAAACTACGACAGAAACAGATTCAGTACATTATCACCATTCCTTATAAAGATCCtagcccacaaactcaaagtagaaaagaaaaaataacaaagatGTTCAAAAGAACGCTctgtcttcaaaacatctctcattcctttccagccataaacaccacataaaacacaaaggaatcattctcCACTCTGGCAGCAGCACATTTCCTTGCCTCAAAACCACGCCAACATGCAAGGAGATCCACAATTTCCTTAGGCATTACCCAATATAAACCTGTCCGACCAATAACCTCATTCCACAAAGacttgccacctcacaatgtgaaaaaaaaaaaaaacgatgatttacagattcaccatccttcTTGCACATGACACACCAATCAGCTATACACAAACGAAGTTTTCTAAGATTATCCACGGTCAATACTTTACCTAGAGCAACCACCCAACTGAAATACGCCACCTTAGTAGGTACCTTCACCCTCCAAATGCTTTTCCAGGAGAATACACAGCCAGAATGACAATTAAGCACCTTGTAAAAAAAACTGACTGAAAACCTGAAATTTCCAGCATGATCCCACAGTAGCCTGTCTTCTCTTCCCTGCATCACTTTTGAGTTATAAATTCTTTCCAGAAAATCTGAAACAACATTCACTTCCCAGTCATTTGAATCTCTAATAAAGTCAACATTCCATAGAATATTATTATCCGTACATTGAAGGTAATCTGCCACATCAACATTTTGATCCCTTGCACTCTTGTAAAGAGATGGAAAATCTAATTTAAGAGCTGattccccacac
This Carya illinoinensis cultivar Pawnee chromosome 11, C.illinoinensisPawnee_v1, whole genome shotgun sequence DNA region includes the following protein-coding sequences:
- the LOC122281354 gene encoding microtubule-associated protein TORTIFOLIA1-like isoform X2, with protein sequence MSSQDPKSSSKPLKSPNLSQPSRSSSLSSHLAMVELKQKILTSLSKLSDRDTHQIAMDDLQSTIHSLSPDALPMLLNSLYDAVSSDPKPSARKDSLRLLALTCSSHPDAASAHLTKIIAHVVKRLKDNDSAVRDACRDAIGSLSALYLKNAGVNGNDSVVGLFVRPLFEAMGEQNKGVQSGAAMCVAKMVECASEPPPISAFQKLCPRVCRLLNNPNFLSKASLLSVVVSLSQVGAIAPQSLENLLQSIHECLGNTDWATRKAAAEALSALALHSSNLVSNKAASTLTALESCRFDKIKPVRDSMTEALQLWKKISGKGGDGSPDGKTPSRDGETPELDSVSKARGGSISEKAVVILKKKAPALTDKDLNPEFFQKLETRGSGELPVEVVVPRRYVSSSNANNEEEPDPNDTELRGRSNRIENTQSDDFHGSSNSKFRNIERVSASAYSKQRGHDEIARDKWPEERVNGKEPRMRAFDGDDRIDTNQRESSGNRVGFSKTDAQSEGSFINNKGSWLAIQRQLLQLERQQAHLMNMLQGFMGGSHDSMVTLENRVRGLERVVEDMAQDLSIFSGRRGGNFAMGFEGSSNRPLGKYSGFPEYSSAKFGRGGDGRIPFGERIPQSDGMTLSMRGRGPPWRSDMSEAWDFPASSASRNGQIGSRRALGGSSMDGRSPKSEHESDQGGTRRAWDKGTGPVRLGEGPSARSVWQASKDEATLEAIRVAGEDSGTSQTARVAIPEMTAEALGDDSVGHDRDPVWTSWSNAMDALQVGDVDSAYADVLSTGDSYLLVKLMDRSGPVLDQLSNEVASEILLAVAQFLPEQNLFDLCLSWIHQLVEMVLENGPHVLSIPMDVKKELVMNLNEASSTMDPPEDWEGATPDQLLLQLASAWGVNLQQQK
- the LOC122281354 gene encoding microtubule-associated protein TORTIFOLIA1-like isoform X1, yielding MSSQDPKSSSKPLKSPNLSQPSRSSSLSSHLAMVELKQKILTSLSKLSDRDTHQIAMDDLQSTIHSLSPDALPMLLNSLYDAVSSDPKPSARKDSLRLLALTCSSHPDAASAHLTKIIAHVVKRLKDNDSAVRDACRDAIGSLSALYLKNAGVNGNDSVVGLFVRPLFEAMGEQNKGVQSGAAMCVAKMVECASEPPPISAFQKLCPRVCRLLNNPNFLSKASLLSVVVSLSQVGAIAPQSLENLLQSIHECLGNTDWATRKAAAEALSALALHSSNLVSNKAASTLTALESCRFDKIKPVRDSMTEALQLWKKISGKGGDGSPDGKTPSRDGETPELGKLSDKNGLQNLNPSERGSEQAAKNLSNGSSPSSDSVSKARGGSISEKAVVILKKKAPALTDKDLNPEFFQKLETRGSGELPVEVVVPRRYVSSSNANNEEEPDPNDTELRGRSNRIENTQSDDFHGSSNSKFRNIERVSASAYSKQRGHDEIARDKWPEERVNGKEPRMRAFDGDDRIDTNQRESSGNRVGFSKTDAQSEGSFINNKGSWLAIQRQLLQLERQQAHLMNMLQGFMGGSHDSMVTLENRVRGLERVVEDMAQDLSIFSGRRGGNFAMGFEGSSNRPLGKYSGFPEYSSAKFGRGGDGRIPFGERIPQSDGMTLSMRGRGPPWRSDMSEAWDFPASSASRNGQIGSRRALGGSSMDGRSPKSEHESDQGGTRRAWDKGTGPVRLGEGPSARSVWQASKDEATLEAIRVAGEDSGTSQTARVAIPEMTAEALGDDSVGHDRDPVWTSWSNAMDALQVGDVDSAYADVLSTGDSYLLVKLMDRSGPVLDQLSNEVASEILLAVAQFLPEQNLFDLCLSWIHQLVEMVLENGPHVLSIPMDVKKELVMNLNEASSTMDPPEDWEGATPDQLLLQLASAWGVNLQQQK